GGGGACCGTCGCGAGGCGGGGGTCGGTCATGAGGCGCCGAAACGGCTCGTCCCCGATCATCCCTACCCCAATCAGCTCGTGCCGGTCCTTGTGCGACCCAAGGGGC
The genomic region above belongs to Gemmatimonadota bacterium and contains:
- a CDS encoding deoxyribonuclease IV (Assists in DNA repair by cleaving phosphodiester bonds at apurinic or apyrimidinic sties to produce new 5' ends that are base-free deoxyribose 5-phosphate residues), with translation PLGSHKDRHELIGVGMIGDEPFRRLMTDPRLATVPKLLETPKGDDMVTNDRAMLAKLRAFATT